In Chitinophaga oryzae, the sequence CAGATCGGCCGTAGGCCTTATCATCGCTTTGATGTCATATCCCTGCCGGTACAGTTCCCGGGTAAGATTGGAGCCCAGGAAGCCATTGGCGCCTGTCACTAGTACTGTCTTCATGTATTTGATCAGATGGTAAATTGTATCTCCTTTTTGACTTCCCGCGACACCAGCTTCAGTTTAAAAGACAGGGGCAGCAACTGCATCAGGGTATGATTGATGCGGTTCATCAGTCCGGGGATGATCACCCGGCATTTGCTGAAAGTGCCTTTCAGCGCGATGGCCGCTATCTCCGATGTGTTCAGCAGTCCCATTTTGCCTTTGAAGCCCTGCCCGATGATGCGGCGGGAAGTATGCGAGTTGGTCATGATAGGTCCGGGATACACCACGCTCACAAACAGCCCGGTGCCTGCCAGCTCTTCCCGCAGCCCGAGGAAAAAGGAAGAGATGAACGCTTTGGAGGCAGGGTACACCGTTTTATAGGCGATGGGCGTAAAAGCCGCCATACTTGCGATATTCATGATATAACTCTCCTTATGCTGCAACAGGTGCGGGATCAGCATCCGGGTAACGATCACCGTACTGCGGATATTGAGCTGGATAATGCTGTCTATCCGTTCCAGCGAGGTGTCTGTAATGGCTGATGTACCGCCGATCCCGGCATTATTGATCAGGAAATTGACCTGGTATTGCGACATCACCTCTTCCAGCGTCTGTTGCAGCAAAGCGGTATTCGTCATGTCGAATTCAAAGAACCGGACGTCCACTCCATATTCCAGCTCGAGGCTTTCCGCGAGGGAAAACATATTGCTGCCCGGCAACGCCATCAGGATAAGATTTCGGCCGCCGGCGGCGCATTGCCGGGCGAATTCCTTTCCCAATCCTGAACTGGCCCCCGTAATCAACGTGTACTTTGTAGGTTGCATATGATTGTTGGCTTTAAGTAATCAAAACAGCTTCCGTTTTCTTTATGCTTATTCCCGGACACAAAAATGCAGTAGCGGGGAGCTACTGCAAACGAATTTCCCTCGAGTTGAGGAAAAAAGACCCTGAGCTGTCAGGCCAGCTTTTCAGCCGGCGTTAACTGTTGCCCGATACCGCCATCTACCAGCAGCTCTTCGCCGGTGGTGAAAGTAGCGTCAAAAGCGAGGAACAGTACGGCTTTGGCCACTTCATCGGGGGAACCATGGCGGCCCATGGGGGTGAGTATGTCGCCGGTCTTGCGGAAGGCCTCCCTTTCCGCTTCCGTTGCATCTGTCACGCCCATGGTGGGGGTGTCTATAAAGCCGGGGCTGACAGCATTCACCCGAATGCCCAGGGGCAGCAGTTCCGCTGCAAAGTTTTTGGCAAAAGCCCGCAGGGCCGCTTTGGTGCCGGCATACACGCTCATACCGGCGTAACCGGAATTGTCGGCCACGGAGGTGGTGAAAACGATAGATCCGCCGCGTTTGATCAGCGGCACCAGCTGCTGTACCGTGAAATAGCTGCCGCGGGTGTTGATGGCAAACGCCTGGTCATAGGTTTCGGGGGTGACGGTCTCCAGTAATGTGAGCGAAGAGATGCCCACATTTATATACAGCAGGTCGATATTGCCCAGTTGCTCCCGGGCAATGGCGCCCAGCGCTTTGATGTCCGCTATGCTGGCGGCATCGGAGACAACGGCGTGGGCGCGGGCGCCGAGCGTCCGGCGCGCCTGCTCCACATTAGCGGGATTACGCCCTGTCAATAATACCTCAGCGCCTTCTTCGAGTAACATCTTTACGGTGGCCAGTCCGATGCCGTGTGTTCCTCCGGTGACCACCGCTTTTTTTCCTTCGTATTTTCCCTGTTTCATATTGATGATTTTTTTGAATGTTGTTCGTTTTTTTTGACAACACAAAGGGACGGAGATAAAGGGAGAGTAGCAATAACGGTGATAATGTTCGGATACGGATAATTTTTTCCGTATTCCCCGTTTAGGGAAATAGGGATAAATTTGTCCGTGTATAAAACTGACGACGATGTACGAAAAGAAGATTCCTAAAGACTTCAGCTGCGGCATGGCCATTCTGATGGAAATTATCGGCGGAAAATGGAAGTCCTATCTGATTTACCTGATCGCCAACAATACCCGGAGGCCGGCGGAGCTGCAACGCGCTATTCCTTCCGCCAGCCGCCGGGTACTGGACCTGCAGCTGCGGGAACTGGAATTTCATGGTATCATCAAAAGGGTGATTTATCCGGAGATGCCGCCCAAAGTGGAGTATTTCCTGACGCCTTTCGGCGAATCGATGTTACCGGTGGTGGCTTCTATGGAGACATGGGGCGCAGCATACATGGAAACCTTCCGCCAGCTGATGGAAGCTAAACAGAAGACCATGCGTGCAGATGGTGAAAGTATGAAAACAGAAGATAAACCGGTGATCCGGGGCCGCCGCACGCTGGCCAGGGCTGTTTAGGAAGCGGGGGCGTCTTTCCCCTCCGCAGTGATGCCGACGGGCAGGTACACGGTAAAACGGGTGCCTTTGTCTACGGTGCTTTCCACGGTGATGGTCCCCCCGTTCTGCTGGGCGAACTCTTTACAGAGAATAAGTCCGAGGCCGGTCCCCCGCTCCCCGTTGGTCCCGTAACCGGGGCTCTGGTTGTAGGAAAACAGGTGCAACACCTGCGTTGGCGGCATACCGGTGCCATGGTCGGTAATACTGATGGCTACCTGTGCGCCTGCCGCCTGTGCCTTTAGCTCGATCAGACCGCCGGCATAGCTGAATTTGAGGGCGTTGCTTAAAAAATTACGCAGGATCACGGACACCTGGTCCTTATCGGCATACAACATCAGGTCCCCGGGAATGCTGGTATCCACCCTGATGCCTTTCTGCTGGATGGTCATCTCAAAAAAATACAATACTTCCGTCGTCAGCGGGCCCAGATAAAAATTAACTGCCTGCGCCTGAATGCCCTTCATGCTGCGGGAACTCCAGCGCAGCACATTGTCCAGCGACCCTCCCAGCTGCGATATCTTTTTATGCAGCATAGCAGCAGCCTCTTCCATCTCCTCTTCGGGATACTCTCCTTTCTGGAACATGTCCAGCAGGATTTCCAGTGTAGCCAGCGGGCTGCGGATGTCGTGCGCCACAATGGAGAAAAGTTTTTCCTTGTCTTTGTTCATGGTGGCCAGCGCTTCCCGTTGTTTTTCTATCTCCCGCTGGTAATCGGACTGGATATGTTTGAAAAAACTCAGCGCGATAATGATAAAAAGAAGGGAAGTGGCCACGTTGACCCACACCCTGCTTTGGGGCACAGGGTTTGCGGCACGCCAGTGTTGCGGCATAAACACGATCAGCAGGAAAGCGGTGACGATGAGTATGCCCAGCCCGGCGTTGAGCCATTTATTGTCATACACCAGCAAACAGCTGATCAGGATATTGAGCAGGAAGTATTCCGCGCCGTTGTGGAAGAAAAGGCCGGTAAAAGTATATATCAGCACACTACAGAGGATAGCCACCATCCGGGCGCTCAGGTAGCGTTGTTTCCAGTGCAGCCATAGTACAAATACGTTGATGCAGCTGGTCAGCAGGTTAAAGACGGATAACAGGTAGCGGCCCTGGTAACAGTTCAGGGCGGAAAAAAACAACATAAAAGGAATGCAGGGAATGGCCAGCAGGTTTAGTAACCGGGTACGCCTGGACTCAATAAAGGGCATCAGCGGATTTACGCCAACATTGACGATGGAATTCCACGCTCGCAGTGTAAGTTGGTATAGATAACCTGATGGTCCCTTATGCATAGGACTGCAAATATACCGCGAAAATCGGCTTATCAAGCACACCCTGCCCTCTTGTCCCGGTACTAAGGCCCCGGGACGTGTCGTCAAATGCCATCATGGTGTTTCTTTTCCGGTTGGCCACAGGGCGATGTCCAGGAGGACCGCAGCCGTGAGCAACAACATGAAAAGAATGATCCTGAAGGCCAGTATCACGCCATGGACCTCATTTTCCCGGTATTGACGGTAGGTCTCCACCACTTTCCCGCCATATTTCACGATCAGCACCGCTTCAATGACGAGAAAAACCAATATTACTGTCCATTCAGAATAAGGATGCATAGGCGTTTTAGTTAACGTTGACAGCCAGGCGCCGGCTGGCTTTAAAATATGGCACAAAAAAAAGAAGGAGGTGCCTCATCGGCCGATGAGGCACCTCTATGCGCTGTGTGCGCTTTAAAGTTAATGAAAATAAATTCGTTACAGCGATTGCCGTTTCAGTTCTTCCACGGCATGGTTGGCCGCCCTTGCCGTGAGCGCCATGTAGGTGAGGCTCGGGTTCTGGCAGGCGGAGGAAGTCATACAAGCCCCGTCGGTCACGAATACGTTTTTTACGGCATGTACCTGGTTCCATTCGTTGAGTACCGATGTTTTGGGATCCCTGCCCATCCTGGCAGTGCCCATCTCATGGATGGCCATACCGGGATAGGATTCGCGATCGAAAGCCTGCACGTTTTTCAGTCCTGCCGCTTCCAGCATGGCGGCGGCTTCCGCGGCCATGTCCTTACGCATCATCCTTTCATTTTCTTTGAATTCGCAGTTCATTTTCAGTACCGGCTGGCCCCAGGCGTCTTTTACGCTGGTGTCCAGGCTGACCATATTCTCCTTGTAGGGCAGGCATTCGCCGAAGCCCATCAGTCCCATCTGCCATGGCCCAGGTTCGGAGATATAGTCTTTAAACGCGCCGCCAACGCCCAGTTCGGCGATACCCCTCGCCCATCCGCTACGGTTGCTGTGGCCGGTGTAACCGAAGCCGCGCAGGTAGCCCCGTTTATCCTTGCCTACATTGGCAAAGCGCGGGATATAAAAGCCGGCAGGCCGCTGGCCGTGGTAGTATTTATCTGCAAATTCTTCGGAGATACCGCTGGCGCCGGCGTGGAAATGGTGGTCCATCAGGTAGTGCCCCAGGACGCCGCTGTCGTTGCCGAGTCCCTGCGGGAAGCGGGCCGACGTGGAATTGAGCAGCACAAAAGTGCTGGCCAGCGCAGAAGCGTTGAGGAAGATGATCCGTGCGTGATATTCGGTCATCTCTTTGGTATGTTTATCGATAACGCGGACGCCGGTGGCCTTTCCTTTGCTTTCGTCGTAGATGATACTGTTGACCAGCGAGTCTGTCAGCAGGGTAAGATTGCCGGTTTTCACCGCCGCCGGCAGCGTAGACGCCTGCGTGCTGAAATAAGCGCCAAAAGGGCACCCCCGGGAACAGCGGTCCCGATACTGGCATTTGTTGCGGTCGCCGATGGCCTGTGTGAGATTGGCCGTACGGAAGATGGTCATGCGGCGTTCGGGGAAAGCGGCTTCCAGTTTCCCTTTCACATGTTTCTCAAAACAGTTCATCTCCATCGGCGGCTGAAACACGCCGTCCGGGAGGTGCGGCAGCCCTTCGGCCTGCCCGCTGATACCGGCAAAGGCTTCCACATGGGAGTACCAGGG encodes:
- a CDS encoding SDR family oxidoreductase, with translation MKQGKYEGKKAVVTGGTHGIGLATVKMLLEEGAEVLLTGRNPANVEQARRTLGARAHAVVSDAASIADIKALGAIAREQLGNIDLLYINVGISSLTLLETVTPETYDQAFAINTRGSYFTVQQLVPLIKRGGSIVFTTSVADNSGYAGMSVYAGTKAALRAFAKNFAAELLPLGIRVNAVSPGFIDTPTMGVTDATEAEREAFRKTGDILTPMGRHGSPDEVAKAVLFLAFDATFTTGEELLVDGGIGQQLTPAEKLA
- a CDS encoding sensor histidine kinase translates to MPFIESRRTRLLNLLAIPCIPFMLFFSALNCYQGRYLLSVFNLLTSCINVFVLWLHWKQRYLSARMVAILCSVLIYTFTGLFFHNGAEYFLLNILISCLLVYDNKWLNAGLGILIVTAFLLIVFMPQHWRAANPVPQSRVWVNVATSLLFIIIALSFFKHIQSDYQREIEKQREALATMNKDKEKLFSIVAHDIRSPLATLEILLDMFQKGEYPEEEMEEAAAMLHKKISQLGGSLDNVLRWSSRSMKGIQAQAVNFYLGPLTTEVLYFFEMTIQQKGIRVDTSIPGDLMLYADKDQVSVILRNFLSNALKFSYAGGLIELKAQAAGAQVAISITDHGTGMPPTQVLHLFSYNQSPGYGTNGERGTGLGLILCKEFAQQNGGTITVESTVDKGTRFTVYLPVGITAEGKDAPAS
- a CDS encoding winged helix-turn-helix transcriptional regulator translates to MYEKKIPKDFSCGMAILMEIIGGKWKSYLIYLIANNTRRPAELQRAIPSASRRVLDLQLRELEFHGIIKRVIYPEMPPKVEYFLTPFGESMLPVVASMETWGAAYMETFRQLMEAKQKTMRADGESMKTEDKPVIRGRRTLARAV
- a CDS encoding GMC oxidoreductase, whose amino-acid sequence is MINLNLKAEAANTYDAIVVGSGITGGWAAKELCEKGLKVLMIERGRQLEHVKDYETATAAPWEVPHRGVLTNEQKKGHQFLIREKVYTAFNHSYWMKDGDSPYTEEKRFDWQRADIVGGRSIMWGRGSLRLSDLDFEANVKEGIGIDWPIRYKDLAPWYSHVEAFAGISGQAEGLPHLPDGVFQPPMEMNCFEKHVKGKLEAAFPERRMTIFRTANLTQAIGDRNKCQYRDRCSRGCPFGAYFSTQASTLPAAVKTGNLTLLTDSLVNSIIYDESKGKATGVRVIDKHTKEMTEYHARIIFLNASALASTFVLLNSTSARFPQGLGNDSGVLGHYLMDHHFHAGASGISEEFADKYYHGQRPAGFYIPRFANVGKDKRGYLRGFGYTGHSNRSGWARGIAELGVGGAFKDYISEPGPWQMGLMGFGECLPYKENMVSLDTSVKDAWGQPVLKMNCEFKENERMMRKDMAAEAAAMLEAAGLKNVQAFDRESYPGMAIHEMGTARMGRDPKTSVLNEWNQVHAVKNVFVTDGACMTSSACQNPSLTYMALTARAANHAVEELKRQSL
- a CDS encoding SDR family NAD(P)-dependent oxidoreductase yields the protein MQPTKYTLITGASSGLGKEFARQCAAGGRNLILMALPGSNMFSLAESLELEYGVDVRFFEFDMTNTALLQQTLEEVMSQYQVNFLINNAGIGGTSAITDTSLERIDSIIQLNIRSTVIVTRMLIPHLLQHKESYIMNIASMAAFTPIAYKTVYPASKAFISSFFLGLREELAGTGLFVSVVYPGPIMTNSHTSRRIIGQGFKGKMGLLNTSEIAAIALKGTFSKCRVIIPGLMNRINHTLMQLLPLSFKLKLVSREVKKEIQFTI